In the genome of Fulvivirga maritima, one region contains:
- a CDS encoding superoxide dismutase: MAFELPDLPYAHDALEPHIDARTMEIHHGKHHAGYTTKLNGAIEGTDLASKSIESLLAEDIDNKAIRNNGGGFYNHSLFWKVMSPNGGGEPTGALAEAINAAYGSFEKFKEEFSNAAATQFGSGWAWLCVHKGGKVEVCSTANQDNPLMPGIGCGGTPILGLDVWEHAYYLNYQNKRPDYISAFWNVVNWDQVAKNYEENK, translated from the coding sequence ATGGCTTTCGAATTACCCGATTTACCGTATGCTCATGATGCGCTTGAGCCGCACATAGATGCAAGAACAATGGAAATTCACCACGGTAAACACCATGCCGGATATACTACTAAATTAAATGGCGCTATTGAAGGTACTGATTTGGCTAGCAAGTCTATTGAAAGCTTACTAGCCGAAGATATAGATAATAAAGCAATACGAAATAACGGTGGTGGATTTTACAACCACAGCTTATTTTGGAAAGTGATGTCTCCCAATGGCGGAGGAGAGCCCACAGGAGCATTAGCAGAAGCTATTAATGCTGCTTATGGTTCTTTTGAGAAATTTAAAGAAGAGTTTTCTAATGCCGCTGCTACACAGTTTGGCTCTGGCTGGGCTTGGCTATGCGTGCATAAAGGAGGAAAAGTAGAAGTTTGCTCTACTGCTAATCAGGATAACCCACTTATGCCAGGTATTGGCTGTGGAGGTACTCCTATTTTAGGGTTAGACGTATGGGAACATGCTTACTACCTTAACTACCAAAACAAAAGACCAGACTACATTTCTGCTTTCTGGAATGTAGTGAACTGGGATCAGGTAGCTAAAAATTATGAAGAGAATAAGTAA
- a CDS encoding DUF4041 domain-containing protein produces the protein MQEINTLKIMGIFVVTILVSLIVISLLVYFLIKINRKRKELNDVILNYEKKYGRIINIDKAIEKRRVEFTKERDDTLSEIKSVKEGLGALKLKYQKAKEVFDDLSLQNNLLNESLEISEYGVYKPFFDFETSEKFKEEINRNKEKQKECILKGMAAVSGTPWSVDGSRKKGEILERKAIKLTLRAFNGECDSLISRVRWNNIERYEQRLEKNYDAINKLNSSQKITIERAYLDLKMEELRLNYEFQLKKYDEKEEQRRIREQMREEEKAKRDFERAQKEAKIEEKRLQLAMRKVREEMLKSSEEEREKYELEIIDLQNKLQEAEEKNQRAISMAQQTRAGHVYIISNIGSFGEDVFKIGMTRRLEPLDRVNELGGASVPFRFDVHAMIYSEDAPELESELHRAFNNNRVNHINLRREYFKISLDEIERVVKANHAEIEFIKDAEAKEYRESLILRNRYLEKDDGEDVMLGVLAHLCLLPSQGLAPGREFFIFWFDWFLVPVPIFPQI, from the coding sequence ATGCAGGAAATTAATACGCTTAAAATTATGGGGATTTTTGTGGTGACTATTCTGGTGAGCTTAATTGTGATTAGTCTTTTGGTATATTTTTTAATTAAAATTAATCGAAAAAGGAAAGAGTTAAATGATGTTATTTTAAACTATGAAAAAAAATATGGACGGATAATTAATATAGATAAAGCAATAGAAAAACGAAGAGTAGAATTTACAAAAGAAAGAGACGACACGTTATCGGAAATTAAGTCTGTAAAGGAAGGGTTGGGCGCTTTGAAATTGAAATATCAAAAGGCAAAAGAAGTGTTTGATGATTTGTCCTTACAAAATAATTTACTCAATGAGTCTTTGGAGATTTCTGAATATGGCGTTTATAAGCCTTTTTTTGACTTTGAGACCTCAGAAAAATTCAAAGAAGAGATAAACAGAAATAAGGAGAAGCAGAAAGAATGCATATTAAAAGGAATGGCAGCGGTTAGTGGTACTCCATGGTCTGTGGATGGAAGCCGTAAAAAAGGAGAGATCCTAGAGAGAAAGGCCATTAAGTTAACCTTGAGAGCATTTAATGGAGAATGTGATTCATTAATTTCAAGGGTTAGGTGGAATAATATAGAGAGGTATGAACAGCGGTTGGAAAAAAATTATGATGCTATAAATAAACTCAATTCATCTCAAAAAATAACAATTGAAAGGGCTTATTTGGATTTGAAAATGGAAGAATTGAGATTGAACTATGAGTTCCAACTTAAGAAGTATGACGAGAAGGAGGAACAGAGACGTATACGAGAGCAAATGCGTGAAGAAGAGAAGGCTAAGCGTGATTTTGAGAGGGCACAAAAGGAAGCGAAAATTGAAGAAAAAAGATTGCAGCTAGCCATGAGAAAGGTGAGAGAGGAGATGCTTAAATCATCAGAAGAAGAGCGCGAAAAATATGAGTTAGAAATAATTGATTTACAAAATAAGCTTCAAGAAGCAGAAGAAAAGAATCAAAGAGCAATTTCAATGGCTCAGCAGACTCGAGCAGGTCATGTATACATAATTTCGAATATAGGTTCTTTTGGTGAGGATGTATTTAAAATTGGTATGACCAGGCGGCTAGAACCTTTGGATAGGGTTAATGAGTTAGGTGGAGCTTCGGTTCCCTTTAGGTTTGATGTACATGCTATGATTTATTCTGAGGATGCGCCAGAGTTAGAAAGTGAATTACATAGAGCGTTTAATAATAATAGAGTTAATCATATCAATTTAAGGAGAGAATACTTTAAAATCTCTTTAGATGAAATAGAAAGGGTTGTAAAAGCTAACCATGCGGAAATAGAATTTATCAAAGATGCTGAAGCAAAGGAATATAGAGAAAGTCTGATTTTGAGAAATAGGTATTTGGAGAAGGATGACGGTGAGGACGTTATGTTGGGAGTGTTAGCTCATCTCTGTCTGCTTCCCTCCCAGGGGCTAGCCCCTGGGAGGGAATTTTTTATTTTTTGGTTTGACTGGTTTTTAGTTCCAGTTCCAATCTTCCCTCAAATCTAA
- a CDS encoding IS256 family transposase — MNKQEKEELKEKALKQFLKGESLFGKDGAFSPMLKEFLEEALEAEMEDHLSSEEKGRSHGNKRNGKGQKTVKSSLGDVEINTPQDRHSSFEPRIVEKRQRILADNLEKQIIAMYGLGNSLRDIQEHIKEMYDTNISTEVLSDITDRVIPKVKEWQNRPLESVYCIVWLDAMHFKVRDEGKVKHKALYNILGINKQGNKEILGMYLSESEGANFWLQILTELQNRGLKDILIACTDNLKGFSEAIHSIYPQTDVQLCVVHQIRNSLKYVASKEQKVFIQDLKLVYQADTKDQAETALLELEEKWGKKYPVVIRSWNDNWELLSTYFDYSKPIRKLIYTTNPVEGFHRQVRKVTKSKGAFTSDMALMKLVYLVCRRIEKKWTSPLRNWGLTVQQLAIRFEGRLELELKTSQTKK; from the coding sequence ATGAACAAACAAGAGAAAGAAGAATTAAAGGAAAAAGCACTTAAACAATTTTTAAAAGGAGAATCTCTATTTGGTAAGGATGGGGCTTTCAGCCCCATGTTGAAGGAGTTCTTAGAAGAAGCTCTGGAAGCAGAAATGGAGGATCACCTATCCAGTGAAGAAAAAGGACGCTCTCATGGCAATAAGCGCAATGGCAAAGGCCAGAAAACAGTTAAGAGTAGTTTAGGAGACGTTGAGATAAATACTCCTCAAGATCGTCATAGCAGCTTTGAGCCAAGAATAGTAGAGAAACGCCAGCGTATACTGGCAGACAATCTTGAGAAGCAAATAATAGCCATGTATGGGCTAGGTAATAGTTTGAGAGATATTCAAGAGCACATCAAGGAGATGTATGACACAAATATATCAACAGAGGTGTTAAGTGATATCACAGACCGAGTGATCCCTAAAGTAAAGGAGTGGCAAAATAGGCCATTAGAATCGGTCTATTGTATTGTTTGGCTAGATGCCATGCATTTCAAGGTGCGAGATGAAGGTAAGGTGAAGCATAAAGCCCTTTATAATATCTTAGGGATCAATAAGCAGGGCAACAAGGAGATATTGGGCATGTACCTATCAGAAAGCGAAGGAGCTAATTTTTGGCTTCAGATACTTACTGAGCTACAAAATAGAGGCTTGAAAGATATTTTGATAGCCTGCACTGATAACTTGAAAGGTTTTAGTGAAGCGATACACTCCATCTACCCACAAACAGATGTTCAACTTTGTGTAGTTCATCAGATTCGAAATAGCTTGAAATATGTAGCCAGTAAAGAACAGAAAGTGTTTATACAAGATCTTAAATTAGTTTATCAAGCAGACACAAAAGATCAGGCAGAGACTGCTTTATTAGAACTGGAAGAAAAATGGGGAAAGAAATATCCTGTGGTGATACGATCTTGGAATGATAACTGGGAACTACTTAGCACTTATTTCGATTACAGTAAACCCATAAGAAAGTTAATATACACTACAAATCCAGTGGAGGGCTTTCATAGACAAGTAAGAAAAGTTACCAAGAGTAAGGGAGCATTTACCAGTGATATGGCCTTGATGAAATTAGTTTACTTAGTTTGCAGACGTATTGAGAAAAAATGGACTTCACCTTTGCGGAATTGGGGTTTGACGGTGCAGCAATTAGCCATTAGATTTGAGGGAAGATTGGAACTGGAACTAAAAACCAGTCAAACCAAAAAATAA
- a CDS encoding helix-turn-helix domain-containing protein, with protein sequence MSKTKIVSFDEHLNSEYGERGTDSREAFEEGFEAFRLGIMIQELRKNQGLTQEQLAQKCGTTKTYISRIENNASDIRLSTLMRIIRDGLGGQLKLLITILTP encoded by the coding sequence ATGAGCAAAACTAAAATTGTAAGTTTTGATGAACACCTTAATTCCGAATATGGCGAACGAGGAACTGACTCGAGAGAAGCATTTGAAGAGGGTTTTGAGGCCTTCAGGTTAGGAATCATGATCCAAGAACTGCGCAAAAACCAAGGATTGACCCAAGAGCAATTAGCTCAAAAGTGTGGTACCACCAAAACATATATTTCAAGAATTGAAAATAACGCTAGTGATATTCGCCTGTCAACCCTAATGAGAATCATAAGAGACGGCCTCGGAGGACAGTTAAAACTATTAATTACAATCTTAACTCCATAA
- a CDS encoding type II toxin-antitoxin system RelE/ParE family toxin, translating into MDTHGDVRKVIFFGEYFWKFYHVQPPKIKDRINWTLKLIQSLERVPKKYLKNITGTSLYEIRLISGTNIYRIFCFFDKGKLVVVLNGFQKKTQKTPKNEIKLAEKLQKQYYDEQN; encoded by the coding sequence ATGGACACCCATGGTGATGTCAGAAAAGTAATTTTCTTTGGTGAATATTTTTGGAAGTTCTACCATGTGCAGCCTCCCAAAATAAAGGATCGTATAAACTGGACCCTAAAATTAATTCAAAGTCTTGAACGAGTGCCTAAGAAATATCTAAAAAACATCACAGGAACTTCCTTATATGAAATACGGCTAATATCGGGGACAAACATATATAGAATATTCTGTTTCTTTGATAAAGGAAAATTAGTAGTGGTACTGAATGGATTTCAAAAAAAGACCCAGAAAACACCGAAGAACGAAATTAAATTGGCAGAAAAGCTACAAAAACAATATTACGATGAGCAAAACTAA
- a CDS encoding putative signal transducing protein yields MINFYYMDDFVTIAVFQYPHEAHVWKSKLESLEIEAFLKDEMTVQVYNFYSNAIGGVKLQVRERDVEVAQSILQQGGVVQASKEQYSGYFNWINERTKTWPLVGKWPVEIRTVFIIASAILLLIMFIFSAEIMEFIETSQKDREIKELEAESRGAETQLFQELDSIMTINPEQAILLAKSYLDTTYFNESALCWRLGYGYYQLDSFKVASEYFEAFLSLSDYRAEGLAAVAKCQLKLKDYDEAIRNYKYASNKNKVHLQDLAYVYEITGDLENADEYYTQYIQNRELKDKSAVFNPSFIKLKEKRDSIHLIVISNR; encoded by the coding sequence TTGATCAATTTTTATTATATGGATGATTTTGTAACTATAGCGGTCTTTCAATATCCGCATGAAGCTCATGTATGGAAATCTAAGTTAGAGTCACTAGAAATTGAGGCCTTTCTAAAGGACGAGATGACTGTGCAGGTGTACAATTTTTACTCGAATGCTATAGGTGGAGTGAAACTTCAGGTTAGAGAAAGGGATGTGGAGGTGGCTCAGTCGATATTGCAGCAGGGTGGAGTAGTGCAAGCTAGTAAAGAGCAGTATTCTGGATATTTTAACTGGATAAATGAACGGACTAAGACCTGGCCATTAGTAGGGAAATGGCCGGTAGAAATACGAACAGTTTTTATAATTGCGTCAGCTATATTACTTCTGATCATGTTCATTTTCAGTGCTGAAATCATGGAATTCATAGAAACTTCTCAAAAGGATAGGGAAATTAAAGAGCTAGAAGCTGAAAGTAGAGGTGCAGAAACGCAGCTTTTTCAAGAACTGGATAGTATCATGACTATAAATCCGGAGCAGGCTATTCTATTAGCTAAGTCTTATTTAGATACCACTTACTTTAATGAATCCGCTTTGTGCTGGCGTTTGGGGTATGGATATTATCAATTAGATTCTTTTAAAGTCGCCAGTGAGTATTTTGAAGCTTTTTTGAGTTTAAGTGATTATAGAGCTGAAGGCCTGGCAGCAGTAGCCAAATGCCAGCTGAAACTTAAAGATTATGATGAGGCAATCCGGAATTATAAATATGCCTCTAACAAAAATAAAGTACACTTACAGGACTTGGCATATGTTTATGAAATAACGGGAGATTTAGAAAATGCTGATGAATATTACACTCAATATATTCAAAACAGAGAATTGAAAGATAAGTCAGCCGTGTTTAACCCGTCTTTTATAAAATTAAAAGAGAAAAGAGATAGTATTCATTTAATAGTAATTTCTAATAGGTAA
- a CDS encoding S1C family serine protease: MRKTLQIILLSFTAGLGGAYVFDLYKTNQIAPSSAADSSQFQLVNNRFNDGERMQNNRSSLPATDTDFVLASETSTKSVVYIKNISETAYRTSYLDWFFDRSPGKQTQISSGSGVIFSEDGYIVTNNHVVQGADRLEVVYNKKIFDAELIGTDPSTDLAVLKVDGASLPAIPLGSSKQLNVGEWVIAVGNPFNLTSTVTAGIVSAKGREINILQGKFPIESFIQTDAAINPGNSGGALVNKSGELVGINTAILSMTGSYAGYGFAVPIDIVKKIVGDLIEYGEVQKAFFGGEVSDFDAAIAKRMDINIKDNAAYEGVLLSHVQEDGAAAKAGLEENDVILSVNNISVNSRSEFEEELSYHSPGDKISITYKRDGKVKSANLSLTNREGTTSILKREIYTSESLGAQFESVPKVERDLLGIEYGVKVFNIQNGLLRRVGVSEDFVITDINRVAIDDPEKLVDILEKIRGRVIIEGVNSKGREGYYSFYLR; this comes from the coding sequence ATGCGAAAAACACTTCAGATCATACTACTAAGTTTTACTGCCGGTTTGGGAGGAGCTTACGTCTTTGACCTTTATAAAACCAATCAAATAGCCCCTTCTTCCGCCGCAGACAGCAGCCAATTTCAACTGGTAAATAATAGGTTCAATGATGGTGAGCGGATGCAAAACAACCGTTCTAGCTTACCCGCTACTGACACAGACTTTGTTTTAGCTTCTGAAACCAGCACCAAAAGCGTGGTATACATTAAAAATATTTCAGAAACTGCTTACAGAACCAGCTACCTGGATTGGTTCTTTGACCGCAGCCCAGGCAAGCAGACTCAGATCAGCAGCGGTTCAGGGGTGATTTTTTCTGAAGACGGATATATTGTAACTAATAACCACGTAGTACAGGGAGCTGACAGACTGGAAGTAGTGTATAACAAAAAAATCTTTGATGCTGAGCTAATAGGCACTGACCCTTCTACTGACCTGGCTGTACTTAAGGTAGACGGAGCCTCCCTGCCAGCCATTCCGCTTGGCAGCTCTAAGCAGCTCAATGTTGGTGAGTGGGTAATAGCAGTAGGAAACCCTTTTAACCTTACATCAACCGTAACAGCTGGTATAGTGAGTGCTAAAGGCCGAGAAATTAACATTTTGCAAGGAAAATTCCCTATCGAATCATTTATACAAACAGATGCTGCCATTAACCCTGGTAATAGTGGTGGGGCACTGGTGAATAAAAGTGGAGAGTTAGTAGGTATAAACACGGCCATTTTATCTATGACAGGCTCTTATGCTGGTTATGGTTTTGCTGTACCTATTGATATAGTAAAGAAAATAGTGGGTGACCTCATAGAATATGGAGAAGTGCAGAAGGCTTTCTTTGGTGGAGAAGTATCTGACTTTGATGCTGCTATCGCTAAGCGAATGGACATCAATATTAAAGATAATGCCGCTTATGAAGGGGTACTACTTAGCCACGTGCAAGAAGACGGTGCTGCCGCTAAAGCAGGACTAGAAGAAAATGACGTCATTCTTTCAGTAAACAACATCTCAGTAAATAGCAGAAGTGAATTTGAAGAGGAACTCAGCTATCACTCTCCTGGAGATAAAATATCCATTACGTACAAAAGAGATGGTAAAGTGAAAAGCGCAAATCTATCACTTACCAATAGAGAAGGCACCACCAGTATACTTAAAAGAGAGATATACACCTCTGAGTCTCTGGGTGCTCAATTTGAATCTGTACCTAAAGTAGAAAGAGATTTATTAGGAATTGAATATGGTGTGAAAGTGTTCAATATTCAAAATGGCCTTTTAAGAAGAGTGGGCGTATCAGAAGATTTTGTTATTACTGATATTAACCGAGTGGCCATAGATGACCCAGAAAAATTAGTGGATATATTGGAAAAAATAAGAGGCAGGGTAATTATAGAAGGTGTAAACAGTAAAGGTAGAGAAGGTTATTATTCTTTCTACTTAAGATAA
- a CDS encoding GH3 auxin-responsive promoter family protein: MGIRSTLSKPLASYVVRQQKKWSARPGEYQKKVFDELIRKAAATKFGKDHGFADIKNFKDFQENVPIRDYEQLSPYVKQVVEGNSDILWPGKPEYFAKTSGTTSGTKYIPITKDSIPNHINSAKNALLSYVHETGKSQFLDGKLIFLSGSPILTQKAGINTGRLSGIVNHHVPGYLRTNQMPSYETNCIEDWEEKLEKIIDETIDKDMSLISGIPPWVQMYFDRIQARTGKKIKDVFPNFELFVYGGVNFEPYKAKLYESIGKRVDSVETYPASEGFIAYQDSQTEEGLLLLANSGIFFEFVPADEYFNEKPTRLTIDEVEVGVNYAVVLSNNAGLWGYSIGDTVKFVSKYPHRLLVTGRIKHFISAFGEHVIGEEVEKAMKFTLEKFTEAEIVEFTVAPQVTPTEGLPLHEWYIEFSNAPSDLKAFEKELNSQLQKLNTYYDDLLSGNILRNLEVIELKRDSFINYMKSQGKLGGQNKVPRLSNDRKIADALINYRV; encoded by the coding sequence ATGGGAATACGATCAACTTTAAGCAAGCCGTTGGCTTCTTATGTGGTAAGGCAACAGAAGAAGTGGTCTGCCAGGCCGGGAGAGTATCAGAAAAAGGTTTTTGATGAACTTATCAGAAAGGCAGCTGCCACTAAATTTGGTAAGGATCATGGCTTTGCCGATATAAAAAATTTCAAGGACTTTCAGGAGAATGTGCCTATCAGAGATTATGAACAACTATCTCCTTACGTAAAGCAGGTGGTAGAAGGTAATAGTGATATCTTATGGCCAGGTAAACCTGAATATTTTGCTAAGACATCGGGCACTACTTCTGGCACTAAATATATTCCCATCACTAAAGATTCTATTCCTAATCATATTAATAGTGCTAAAAATGCCTTGCTGAGCTATGTGCATGAAACAGGGAAATCACAGTTTTTAGATGGCAAGCTGATTTTCCTTTCAGGGAGTCCTATTTTAACCCAGAAAGCAGGTATTAACACCGGTCGTTTGTCTGGTATTGTAAATCACCATGTGCCCGGCTACTTAAGAACTAACCAGATGCCGAGCTACGAAACCAATTGCATAGAAGACTGGGAAGAGAAGCTGGAGAAGATCATAGATGAGACTATAGATAAAGATATGAGCCTGATCTCGGGTATTCCTCCTTGGGTGCAAATGTATTTTGATAGAATACAGGCCAGAACGGGCAAGAAGATTAAAGATGTATTTCCAAACTTTGAGCTGTTTGTATACGGAGGGGTGAATTTTGAGCCTTATAAGGCCAAATTATATGAAAGTATTGGCAAACGCGTAGATTCTGTAGAGACTTACCCGGCATCAGAAGGCTTTATAGCCTATCAGGATAGCCAGACGGAAGAAGGGTTATTGCTGTTGGCTAATTCAGGAATATTCTTCGAGTTTGTTCCTGCAGATGAGTATTTTAATGAAAAACCTACCAGGCTTACTATAGATGAGGTGGAGGTAGGCGTAAATTATGCCGTGGTGCTTAGTAATAATGCAGGGCTGTGGGGCTATTCCATTGGTGATACAGTGAAGTTTGTTTCTAAATATCCGCACAGGCTATTAGTTACAGGGAGGATAAAGCATTTTATTTCCGCTTTTGGAGAGCATGTGATTGGAGAGGAAGTGGAAAAGGCAATGAAATTTACGCTTGAGAAGTTTACTGAAGCTGAGATTGTAGAGTTTACAGTAGCGCCACAAGTAACGCCGACTGAGGGACTGCCTTTGCATGAATGGTATATTGAGTTTTCAAACGCTCCATCAGATTTGAAAGCCTTTGAAAAAGAACTAAATTCGCAGCTTCAAAAATTAAACACTTACTATGATGATCTGCTTTCAGGTAATATTCTGAGAAACCTGGAAGTGATAGAGCTTAAGAGAGATTCCTTTATTAATTATATGAAATCACAGGGTAAGCTGGGGGGGCAGAATAAAGTGCCTCGTTTATCTAATGATAGGAAGATCGCTGATGCTTTGATTAATTATAGAGTATAA
- a CDS encoding 1-deoxy-D-xylulose-5-phosphate reductoisomerase yields the protein MSDKRKIAILGSTGSIGTQALEVIEANPDKFEVEVLTAQNNFELLIQQAKKFKPNAVVIANDAHYKTVFEVLDPEDIKVYAGENALAAVVDMDSIDLVLTALVGYSGVKPTIRAIEAGKSIALANKETLVVAGELITRMAQEKGINIYPVDSEHSAIFQCLVGDFHNSIEKLILTASGGPFRGKTREELLHVTKKQALKHPNWDMGAKVTIDSASLMNKGLEVIEAKWLFGVSIDQIEVVVHPQSIVHSLVQFQDGSIKAQMGLPDMKLPIQYALAYPERLKSDFPRFDFMQYPQLTFEQPDTDTFRNLALAFEAINKGGNLPCILNAANEIAVEEFLKDNIGFLQMSDIVEKCMEKISFISSPSFEDYVNTDQETRIKALELIK from the coding sequence TTGTCAGATAAAAGAAAAATAGCCATTCTGGGCTCTACAGGTTCAATCGGAACTCAGGCACTGGAAGTGATAGAGGCTAACCCCGATAAATTTGAGGTAGAAGTACTTACCGCTCAAAATAATTTTGAACTGCTAATACAGCAAGCCAAAAAATTTAAACCTAATGCTGTGGTAATAGCAAATGATGCTCATTATAAGACAGTATTTGAGGTTTTAGACCCTGAAGATATCAAAGTGTATGCAGGGGAAAATGCGCTGGCCGCTGTTGTAGATATGGACTCCATAGATTTGGTGCTCACCGCTTTGGTGGGTTACAGTGGAGTGAAGCCTACTATCAGAGCCATTGAAGCAGGTAAAAGTATAGCCTTAGCCAATAAAGAAACATTAGTGGTGGCGGGTGAGCTGATCACCAGAATGGCTCAGGAGAAGGGTATTAACATTTATCCTGTTGATTCTGAGCATTCCGCTATTTTTCAGTGCCTGGTAGGAGATTTTCATAATTCCATTGAAAAACTGATTCTCACGGCTTCCGGCGGGCCTTTCAGAGGCAAAACCAGAGAGGAATTGCTTCATGTTACTAAAAAGCAGGCTTTAAAACATCCTAATTGGGATATGGGCGCCAAAGTAACTATAGATTCTGCTTCTTTAATGAACAAAGGCCTCGAAGTGATTGAAGCTAAATGGCTTTTCGGAGTAAGTATTGATCAGATAGAGGTAGTGGTACATCCGCAGTCTATTGTACACTCTTTGGTGCAGTTTCAAGATGGTTCTATTAAAGCGCAGATGGGCCTTCCTGATATGAAATTGCCTATTCAATATGCGCTGGCTTACCCAGAGCGCCTTAAGTCAGATTTCCCCCGGTTTGATTTTATGCAGTACCCTCAACTGACTTTTGAGCAACCCGACACCGATACTTTCCGTAATTTAGCTTTAGCATTTGAAGCGATTAATAAAGGCGGTAATTTGCCTTGTATACTGAATGCTGCAAATGAAATAGCGGTAGAGGAATTTTTAAAAGATAATATTGGTTTTCTACAAATGTCAGACATTGTGGAGAAATGTATGGAGAAAATTTCGTTTATTAGTAGTCCTTCTTTTGAGGATTATGTAAATACGGATCAAGAGACAAGAATAAAAGCACTAGAATTAATAAAGTAA
- the rseP gene encoding RIP metalloprotease RseP, which translates to MEGLIMAAQIILSLSILVGLHEMGHLLAAKAFGMRVEQFSIGFPPRIFSFKYGETEYALSAIPLGGFVKISGMIDESMDKEAMKLPPKPYEFRSKPAWQRLIVMLGGIFVNVVTGVVIFIFLTFIYGEMFISNDAINENGGIVALDLGQELGLKTGDQVIKINGQKVEDFSEILNPNTFMGTGSYYTVIRDGEKVNVPIPGNFIDKMNSKEAQSNFVSFNLPTIIEQIQEGSIADKVGVEEGDRIVEINGKPFEDQKALVEYVKSYEGDSVDFKVKRGEDVLSFTHDFKNDTILGVGFINPADLYTDQIEYGFGESISKGTKKAFGIVFLQIKAFGKMFSGDLSVTKSLSGPIGIAKAYGGEWIWERFWSMTGLLSMVLAFMNLLPIPALDGGHVMFLTYEMISGRKPSDKFLENAQKIGMAVLLLLMVFVIFNDIFKIEFIQNLFGGGS; encoded by the coding sequence ATGGAAGGATTAATTATGGCAGCTCAGATTATTCTGAGCTTATCAATTTTGGTTGGGCTGCACGAAATGGGCCACCTTTTAGCAGCGAAAGCCTTTGGGATGCGCGTTGAGCAATTTTCAATTGGGTTTCCTCCAAGAATATTCAGCTTTAAATATGGAGAGACAGAGTATGCCTTAAGTGCTATTCCTTTAGGCGGATTTGTGAAAATATCAGGGATGATAGACGAATCCATGGATAAAGAAGCGATGAAATTGCCTCCCAAACCTTATGAATTTAGATCTAAGCCAGCTTGGCAGAGACTGATTGTGATGCTAGGTGGTATTTTTGTAAACGTAGTTACTGGTGTTGTCATTTTCATTTTCCTCACCTTTATATATGGCGAAATGTTTATCTCTAATGATGCTATCAATGAAAATGGTGGTATCGTGGCTTTAGACCTGGGGCAGGAGCTTGGTTTAAAAACAGGTGATCAAGTCATTAAAATAAACGGCCAAAAAGTAGAAGACTTTTCTGAGATTCTTAATCCTAACACCTTTATGGGTACAGGCTCTTATTATACGGTGATCAGAGATGGAGAAAAAGTGAACGTGCCAATTCCTGGTAATTTCATTGATAAAATGAATAGTAAAGAGGCCCAAAGCAACTTTGTGTCTTTTAACTTACCTACTATAATTGAGCAAATTCAAGAGGGTTCCATTGCTGATAAAGTAGGAGTAGAAGAAGGAGACAGGATAGTAGAAATAAACGGGAAGCCATTTGAAGATCAAAAGGCTTTAGTGGAGTATGTGAAGAGCTACGAAGGAGATTCTGTTGACTTTAAAGTGAAGAGAGGAGAAGACGTGCTTAGCTTTACGCATGACTTTAAAAACGATACTATTCTTGGTGTAGGCTTCATTAATCCTGCAGATCTTTATACTGATCAGATAGAATATGGTTTTGGAGAATCTATTTCTAAAGGAACTAAGAAGGCTTTTGGTATAGTGTTTTTACAAATTAAAGCCTTTGGCAAAATGTTTAGTGGAGACCTTTCTGTTACTAAATCACTTTCCGGACCTATTGGAATAGCTAAAGCATATGGTGGAGAATGGATCTGGGAGCGTTTTTGGAGCATGACAGGCTTACTATCAATGGTCCTTGCCTTTATGAACCTGTTGCCGATACCAGCGCTAGATGGTGGGCACGTAATGTTCCTTACCTATGAGATGATTTCAGGGCGCAAGCCTTCAGATAAATTCCTGGAAAATGCACAGAAAATAGGTATGGCAGTGTTATTATTACTCATGGTCTTCGTTATTTTCAATGATATATTCAAGATAGAGTTTATACAAAACTTATTTGGAGGAGGAAGCTGA